GTCACGCGGCCCTCGGAGGTGCAGCACTCCACGGTCTGGCCCTCGGTGCCGAGGACGCGCTTGACCAGTGCCTGGTCGTGCGAGCGACCGATGCCGGTGATGTCGCCGAAGGTGCGGACCGCGTTCTCCACGGGGCCCTCCGGCGGCAGAGGCTGCGCCCAGTCCTCGTTCGCGTTGAACACCACGACGTCCTGGTCCTCGGCCATGCCGTCGGGGTACGCGGTCCGGTTGACGAGCATCCGGTCCCCCACCTCGAGGGTCTGCTCCATGGAGCCGGAGGGGACCGAGTAGACCTTCACCCACAGGGCCTGCACCACGGCGACGACGGCGATCGCCACCACCACGTTCAGCAGCACGGAGGCCCAGCCCGGCAGGCGGGCCCGCCGACGCTCCGGGGCGGCGACGGACCCGCCGTCGCCGTCCTCCCCGCGAACGGGCTCGACGCGCTCGGCCATGCTCAGGCGTCGCCGTCGAACAGGCTGGTGACCGAGCCATCCTCGAAGACCTCGCGGATCGCGCGGGCGATCAGAGGGGCGATCGAGAGCACCGTGAGGGTCTCGAAGCGCTTCTCCTCCAGGATGGGCAGGGTGTTGGTCACCACGACCTCACGGGCACCGCACTCGCCGAGACGCTGGGCGGCCGGCTCCGAGAACACCGCGTGCGTGGCGGCGATGATGACGTCCTTCGCGCCGGCCTCCTTGAGGATGCTCACGGCGCCGGCGATCGTGCCGCCCGTGTCGATCATGTCGTCGATCAGCACGCAGACGCGGCCCTCGACGTCCCCGACCACGGTCTTGGACTCGGCCTTGTTCGGGACGGTGAGGTCCCGGCTCTTGTGCACGAAGCCCAGCGGCACGCCGCCGAGGCGGTCCGCCCACTGCTCCGCCACGCGCACGCGGCCGGTGTCCGGGGACACCACGGTGACCTCCTCGCCCTCCACCCGGGTGCGGATGTAGTCCGCGAGCAGCGGGATGGCGAACAGGTGGTCCACCGGGCCGTCGAAGAAGCCCTGGATCTGCGCGGTGTGCAGGTCCACGCTCATCACACGGGAGGCGCCGGCGGTCTTGTAGAGGTCCGCCACCAGGCGGGCCGAGATCGGCTCGCGGCCGCGGCCCTTCTTGTCCTGGCGGGCGTACGGGTAGAACGGGGAGACCACGGTGATGCGGCGGGCGGAGGCGCGCTTCATGGAGTCCACCATGATCAACTGCTCCATGAGGTGGTTGTTCAGCGGCGCCGGGTGGGACTGGATGATGAAGACGTCCTTGCCGCGCACCGACTCGCCCGAGCGCACGTAGATCTCGCCGTTGGCGAAGTCGTACGCGCTCATGGGCAGCAGCTCCGTGCCCAGCTCCTCGGCGATCTCCTGCGCGAGCTCCGGGTGGGCCCGGCCCGTGGCCAGCACCAGTCGCTTGTCCTCGCTGCGGCTCAGCTCCGTCATGACGTCCTCTTCATCCTCGGTGGTCTCACGGTCCGTGCCCGGCTCCGGCTGGCGGCCGGCCTCCGGCGGGCCGCCTCGCGGAGCCCGGTCTTCACACCCATCCTAGGGCGCGCGGG
The sequence above is a segment of the Micrococcus endophyticus genome. Coding sequences within it:
- a CDS encoding ribose-phosphate diphosphokinase, which gives rise to MTELSRSEDKRLVLATGRAHPELAQEIAEELGTELLPMSAYDFANGEIYVRSGESVRGKDVFIIQSHPAPLNNHLMEQLIMVDSMKRASARRITVVSPFYPYARQDKKGRGREPISARLVADLYKTAGASRVMSVDLHTAQIQGFFDGPVDHLFAIPLLADYIRTRVEGEEVTVVSPDTGRVRVAEQWADRLGGVPLGFVHKSRDLTVPNKAESKTVVGDVEGRVCVLIDDMIDTGGTIAGAVSILKEAGAKDVIIAATHAVFSEPAAQRLGECGAREVVVTNTLPILEEKRFETLTVLSIAPLIARAIREVFEDGSVTSLFDGDA
- the lepB gene encoding signal peptidase I, which translates into the protein MAERVEPVRGEDGDGGSVAAPERRRARLPGWASVLLNVVVAIAVVAVVQALWVKVYSVPSGSMEQTLEVGDRMLVNRTAYPDGMAEDQDVVVFNANEDWAQPLPPEGPVENAVRTFGDITGIGRSHDQALVKRVLGTEGQTVECCTSEGRVTVDGEPLEEPYLHNDLPFAPGRLDCESDVMSARCFGPVTVPEDSMLVLGDHRSNSADSVIGCRGLPAEQAEGCARFVAREDVVGEVFVTIWPPSNWGGQ